A single region of the Brachypodium distachyon strain Bd21 chromosome 3, Brachypodium_distachyon_v3.0, whole genome shotgun sequence genome encodes:
- the LOC100824504 gene encoding WAT1-related protein At3g02690, chloroplastic isoform X1 → MCTAGASLLLLPLHPPLPTASALHSLPRRGARLQLRLAAGRRETPPPVPSDELECVGTGTEVECFVEDDDDSSVAAEDGYVAPSLALGGREWWEWASLVSPFFFWGTAMVAMKGVIPKTGPFFVAALRLIPAGALVVAFAAARGRKQPSGWAAWGAIAAFGLVDAACFQGFLTEGLQKTSAGLGSVIIDSQPLTVAVLAALFFGESIGAIGVGGLVLGVVGLLLLEVPALSVQGNDTTVWGSGEWWMFLSAQSMAIGTIMVRWVSKYSDPIMATGWHMVIGGIPLLVISVLNHDPALNGHIQELTWSDISALGYTSIFGSAVSYGVYFYNATRGSLTTLSSLTFLTPMFASIFGFLYLGETFSPEQIGGALLTLLAIYMVNYKSIVGEK, encoded by the exons ATGTGCACCGCTGGCGCGTCCCTTCTGCTGCTCCCGCTCCACCCGCCACTCCCTACCGCGTCCGCTCTCCACTCCCTCCCacgccgcggcgcgcgcctCCAGCTCCGCCTCGCGGCCGGGCGCCGCGAGACGCCCCCGCCCGTGCCCTCCGACGAGCTCGAATGCGTCGGCACGGGCACGGAGGTCGAGTGCTTCgtggaagacgacgacgataGCTCCGTCGCGGCGGAGGATGGGTACGTCGCCCCCTCACTGGCGCTCGGCGGGAGGGAGTGGTGGGAGTGGGCGTCGCTGGTGTcgcctttcttcttctgggGCACGGCCATGGTGGCCATGAAGGGGGTCATACCCAAGACGGGCCCCTTCTTCGTCGCCGCGCTCCGCTTGATACCCGCGGGCGCGCTCGTcgtcgccttcgccgccgcgcgcggtAGGAAGCAGCCCTCCGGGTGGGCCGCCTGGggcgccatcgccgccttCGGCCTCGTCGACGCCGCCTGCTTCCAG GGCTTTCTCACGGAGGGCTTGCAGAAGACATCGGCTGGGCTTGGAAGC GTCATTATTGACTCTCAACCGTTGACGGTTGCAGTCCTTGCAGCACTATTCTTTGGAGAGTCTATCGGCGCGATAGGAGTTGGAGGGCTCGTACTGGGTGTCGTTGGGCTTTTGCTCCTTGAG GTTCCAGCATTGTCAGTTCAAGGAAACGACACAACAGTCTGGGGAAGTGGAGAATGGTGGATGTTCCTCTCGGCTCAAAGCATGGCTATCGGCACTATCATGGTTCGTTGGGTATCAAAGTATTCTGATCCAATCATGGCAACAGGATGG CACATGGTAATAGGTGGGATACCTCTGTTGGTAATATCTGTTCTTAATCATGATCCTGCTCTTAATGGACATATTCAAGAGCTTACATGGAGTGACATATCAGCGCTGGGTTATACGTCAATATTTGGAAGTGCTGTCAGCTATGGTGTCTACTTCTACAATGCTACAAGAG GTAGTTTGACCACACTTAGCTCTCTCACTTTCTTAACTCCTATGTTTGCCTCCATTTTTGG GTTCCTCTATCTAGGGGAAACCTTCTCACCTGAGCAGATCGGTGGCGCACTTCTGACATTGCTTGCCATCTATATGGTTAACTACAAGAGCATTGTTGGTGAGAAGTAA
- the LOC100824504 gene encoding WAT1-related protein At3g02690, chloroplastic isoform X2, translating to MCTAGASLLLLPLHPPLPTASALHSLPRRGARLQLRLAAGRRETPPPVPSDELECVGTGTEVECFVEDDDDSSVAAEDGYVAPSLALGGREWWEWASLVSPFFFWGTAMVAMKGVIPKTGPFFVAALRLIPAGALVVAFAAARGRKQPSGWAAWGAIAAFGLVDAACFQGFLTEGLQKTSAGLGSVIIDSQPLTVAVLAALFFGESIGAIGVGGLVLGVVGLLLLEVPALSVQGNDTTVWGSGEWWMFLSAQSMAIGTIMVRWVSKYSDPIMATGWRYLSVFLLLWSLMHKANAYKLQHQMDLEPRLLEGSCKPSL from the exons ATGTGCACCGCTGGCGCGTCCCTTCTGCTGCTCCCGCTCCACCCGCCACTCCCTACCGCGTCCGCTCTCCACTCCCTCCCacgccgcggcgcgcgcctCCAGCTCCGCCTCGCGGCCGGGCGCCGCGAGACGCCCCCGCCCGTGCCCTCCGACGAGCTCGAATGCGTCGGCACGGGCACGGAGGTCGAGTGCTTCgtggaagacgacgacgataGCTCCGTCGCGGCGGAGGATGGGTACGTCGCCCCCTCACTGGCGCTCGGCGGGAGGGAGTGGTGGGAGTGGGCGTCGCTGGTGTcgcctttcttcttctgggGCACGGCCATGGTGGCCATGAAGGGGGTCATACCCAAGACGGGCCCCTTCTTCGTCGCCGCGCTCCGCTTGATACCCGCGGGCGCGCTCGTcgtcgccttcgccgccgcgcgcggtAGGAAGCAGCCCTCCGGGTGGGCCGCCTGGggcgccatcgccgccttCGGCCTCGTCGACGCCGCCTGCTTCCAG GGCTTTCTCACGGAGGGCTTGCAGAAGACATCGGCTGGGCTTGGAAGC GTCATTATTGACTCTCAACCGTTGACGGTTGCAGTCCTTGCAGCACTATTCTTTGGAGAGTCTATCGGCGCGATAGGAGTTGGAGGGCTCGTACTGGGTGTCGTTGGGCTTTTGCTCCTTGAG GTTCCAGCATTGTCAGTTCAAGGAAACGACACAACAGTCTGGGGAAGTGGAGAATGGTGGATGTTCCTCTCGGCTCAAAGCATGGCTATCGGCACTATCATGGTTCGTTGGGTATCAAAGTATTCTGATCCAATCATGGCAACAGGATGG CGATATTTGTCGGTCTTCTTATTATTGTGGAGCTTAATGCACAAGGCAAATGCTTATAAATTACAACATCAAATGGACCTTGAGCCACGTTTGTTGGAAGGATCGTGTAAACCTAGTCTTTGA